Genomic window (Alkalibacter saccharofermentans DSM 14828):
ACTTTGCCAATTTTTCAGGGATTCCTTCCAAAACCACGGCAAAAGCTCCCGCTTCCTCGACGGCAATTGCGTCCTCAAGAACAGCCTTTGCCCTCGAGTAATCCTTGCCCTGTACCTTGAAGCCGCCAAAAACGTTTACGGACTGAGGGGTCAGTCCAATATGCCCCATGACGGGTATCTGAGCATCTACTATTGCTTTAATCTTGTCAGAAACATTTATTCCTCCTTCGAGCTTAACCGCATTGGCTTTGCCATGCTGTATGAGCCTGCCGGCATTTCTTACCGACTCTTCCACGCTTATGTGGTAAGACAAAAAAGGCATATCCCCTACGACAAAGGCTCTGTCTGCGCCTCTTGAAACGCAACTGCAATGATATATCATATCCTCCATGGTAACCTCAAGGGTAGAGTCCAATCCCTGCATGACCATTCCCAATGAATCTCCTACCAGCAAGGCGTCTACGCCAGCCTCGTCAAAAATCTTGGCAGTAGAATAATCGTAAGCTGTCAACATGGAGATTTTTTTGTTTTCATCTTTGCGACGGGCAAAAAAATCGACGCTGAATTTACTTTTCATATCCAATCACCTCCCATTATCCTTCTCAAAAATCTCTAGCATCTTTTCTGTATCTTTATCGGAGGAGCTTTTCTCCGCCATTATTGCCGTCACCTTGCCAAGGGTTTTGTAAAGATCAAGCAGATTATCATCTAATGGTTCAAGGGCAGTGATATGTTTTTCGATAGTGGACATGTCCCCTCGAGCTACAGGTCCACTCAGCGCCGAAGAACCTTTTTCTTTAAAATTCTCTAATGTCGCCTCAACTAGCGGGATAAAAACCTCCTTTGAATCCTCATCTTCCCAGCCGATGGCTTTGAGCACATCGAATCCTGAATTTAGAAGAGTTACCAGGTAATTTGACAAGATGCACGCTCCGGCGTGGTACAAGATCTTATCGGACCTTTTGATCATGCGGGAATTGATCCCGGCAGATTCTAACATAGCATCGAGGAGATTTGGGTTCTTGCCGTTTCCCTCGTAAGTAAACCACCCGTTTTTTATAGCCGAAGAGCTGACTAAGGGGTTCGGAAAAGTCATCACCGGATGAAGGGAGTAGCACCCGCAACCGATTTTTTCAAATTCTGAAAAAACCCCGGAGTCAAGAGTCCCGCTCAAGTGAATCAGCAGGTGGTCTTTAGTTATTTCGCCTGTTTTGACCAGCTTGGCGGCTATATCGATGATTGCATCGTCAGGAACAGAGACGATTATTATATCGCTTTCTGCGGCAGCTTCATCCAGGCTATCGAAAACCGCTGAAGAGGTTTCCTTTGCGCCAAATTGAGATGAATCGTAGCTTCTGCTATAAAATCCGGAAATAAGAAGACCTTTTTCCTTAAAGAACCTTCCCAGTGACACTCCTGCGTTGCCTGCGCCTATAAATCCTATTTTCATACATTTCCTCCTAAAGAAAAAGGTCCTCCGCCTTTTGGAAGAGGACCTTCATGACTCGATTGACATGACAAAACAGACATCCCTTAAATAGAGGACGTTTTGCACAAAAGAGCTTATCAGGTCTCTGTCCCAAAGGGATCAAAGCGGTTT
Coding sequences:
- a CDS encoding Rossmann-like and DUF2520 domain-containing protein, whose amino-acid sequence is MKIGFIGAGNAGVSLGRFFKEKGLLISGFYSRSYDSSQFGAKETSSAVFDSLDEAAAESDIIIVSVPDDAIIDIAAKLVKTGEITKDHLLIHLSGTLDSGVFSEFEKIGCGCYSLHPVMTFPNPLVSSSAIKNGWFTYEGNGKNPNLLDAMLESAGINSRMIKRSDKILYHAGACILSNYLVTLLNSGFDVLKAIGWEDEDSKEVFIPLVEATLENFKEKGSSALSGPVARGDMSTIEKHITALEPLDDNLLDLYKTLGKVTAIMAEKSSSDKDTEKMLEIFEKDNGR
- the panB gene encoding 3-methyl-2-oxobutanoate hydroxymethyltransferase gives rise to the protein MKSKFSVDFFARRKDENKKISMLTAYDYSTAKIFDEAGVDALLVGDSLGMVMQGLDSTLEVTMEDMIYHCSCVSRGADRAFVVGDMPFLSYHISVEESVRNAGRLIQHGKANAVKLEGGINVSDKIKAIVDAQIPVMGHIGLTPQSVNVFGGFKVQGKDYSRAKAVLEDAIAVEEAGAFAVVLEGIPEKLAKLISETISIPTIGIGAGRYCDGQVLVMHDLLGLFSGQSPKFSKKYADLRSVMENAVKGYIEEVTSGDFPESKHTFSMEDKIIDELKEKQ